In Terriglobus sp. TAA 43, a single window of DNA contains:
- a CDS encoding M48 family metallopeptidase: MPAAKSATSKPSAKPGKTTTTGKPSRTIAGTVAPAQDELRQEILRQYEEAVRAMQQGNYAAAHPSLEKLLQIAPSEFIDRIRMYLAACVAQANRKTATFTSAEERYDYAISLLNDGQFEDAREHLNEILDGNSEADYAFYGLAVLASVTGDSHNCLEKLTEAIRLNGQNRILARSDSDFQDMTDDPRFTELLYPEA; encoded by the coding sequence ATGCCAGCCGCAAAATCTGCAACCTCCAAGCCCTCTGCAAAGCCCGGCAAGACCACTACGACCGGAAAGCCCTCACGCACCATCGCAGGCACCGTGGCGCCTGCGCAGGACGAACTGCGGCAGGAGATTCTGCGGCAGTACGAAGAAGCCGTTCGCGCGATGCAGCAGGGCAACTACGCTGCCGCACATCCATCGCTGGAAAAGCTTCTGCAGATCGCTCCGTCGGAATTCATCGACCGCATCCGCATGTATCTTGCCGCGTGCGTCGCACAAGCGAACCGTAAGACAGCGACCTTTACGTCTGCGGAAGAGAGGTATGACTACGCCATCTCACTGCTGAACGACGGGCAATTTGAAGATGCGCGTGAGCACCTCAACGAGATTCTGGATGGCAACTCCGAAGCCGACTATGCGTTCTACGGCCTGGCAGTGCTTGCATCGGTCACCGGCGACTCGCATAACTGCCTGGAAAAGCTTACGGAGGCAATCCGGCTGAACGGCCAGAACCGCATCCTGGCCCGCTCCGACTCCGACTTTCAGGACATGACAGACGATCCGCGGTTCACCGAACTGCTGTATCCGGAAGCGTAG